In Podospora pseudoanserina strain CBS 124.78 chromosome 5, whole genome shotgun sequence, a single window of DNA contains:
- a CDS encoding hypothetical protein (COG:S; EggNog:ENOG503NYEN), translated as MSPSGRLPTPDFYNDDDRLPATRQEAIDHILQIRRWQEDSGFLTSRAFQGMLKTLSENLTTTTSRFIYELLQNADDLDYGGASPQVHFTYDAEKRHLLVESNEIGFKKKNVRAICSAAESSKNTQRGYGIERRLIGEKGLGFKSVFKVASSVWIRSGHYSFRFDRDGELGRIRPIWDDDFPAEEYAAGLTTAILLKIASPTHDRQTGTSDPMDLVLQGLENLKPGHLLFLSKAKEVKVGKVVGSGALRSFIRGSTATAKPTAVFKADHIPPHRNTLLPVSLYYNDVINQQVAFRHLVTDLPDTPERPGCLESEVTLVFPLKIPLDEPPESQMVYAFLPIRDYGFKLSIHGDFLLVPSRESIIDNVWNRALVEGVCRALVNAIPGFHRFGYHELFYRWPLLLPPGPTRSDIFEPVQNRLRDLCSLNPVLEDSKGRLVCGSQLKIVPTRLKDQDGRNILPAAYSTQHLISDKYPARIHAKLQALGVPLLSPEDFLADLGGFISNFPTEFRGMPVSWHNALCKALHSLLDTHREVIETLEIIPVHDKTWVSFKGRRLYLPSDVDLKLPVSISPLGIDLDIRQNADRAKFFQALGAQIVDKMSFCDLLLQEHQPDVPNQRFLALTLQDRIEDFVFLYRANWKPKNNDIPELWCAANVDPSKIWRLSWVYLPDKDPYSASSLAKETRLTLLFLHDLYLKTFSQLPGGLLWLSDTLKARRFLRVVQPGPLDWGVNTHRLHSDFKALLQRDPIKGLELLQHHWEFYRSWFVPTTQNGYEWTFSEEDIKSIHTFSSTQSELTNDLSMLEFPCHGGSMARLMDTALPRQSLLVLADQRLSYHCSEDHSLFCWICDIIKSMLARPGPRPVRSDRLLRVNEPEDKSWDFLRHFGVHVEPEPKVFLDYLVQLSGRATTQRDMEQLYEQLESSILKYGHKERDMKDIRSALNGKNYIYIPRKGGQTVGWWAPASLCVWDGPPCLRYIQRIKTFYPHRDNLFRNLLEISNANLNSLFLEVSHIDVSDTEHIKALLVQISQQLQVSAHDLDRPDFSSCAMFPVRLTGKKSMTVVLRSAEEEWCIPEERLHIEALSGVAPLSILDAGFFEMDGMEALVRELGLKERLVSRRLAGQETDKGDAVQHVAFEEVLRGKALYLAELIPNTISGLSFRRKKTQLVNVQVYSCTRINIKLKVKVNGKEVKGVPIKSRVAKEVVDDSLRFYIIDTRKSIPVHWLSELLVEFCGIKNNQDIQLLMQILNSNDDEIIRDELEYRRERMAVVRRPTEELEEEESSESESEVEAVPEPEPQPEPQPEVQPEVQPEPQAESEPEPEPEPENEADQSSLHPQRVSIVLRHSRSVDTGFEEAKRAKEPWKFLQVQEHETARPATTSKRSEHEDFIAMCYGHSHLDSPEVFTQFALDLLYRAGYRKSSPFCTWMPSEIHDRDPQATKRNSITTWSAVNQGFHAGSPLGLSATFKGPASTTTPPVLTLKGVYIDTVHACFDLDLRPDSRTLDLASILHRLRKFLAPLHPDPNPDKKDSKDQWRRDLYLLELLTGDSELPAATRNPTPLSRFIDTHQQANNPTPPQTPSDPSHRWFTPFAQQILALHPDDDRRILEPEVQANLDKVKATALAFLSRFPDPAVCITVSPENNTFFAGIVPGAAKPGDRVFVPHGSKVPFVVRRKSSGRPRQVSSVSQGSSVPQVPRESPSAKPPAFAKIVRRASMRTSFGLKWKSKALGGGLGRKKSKGGDLDQGTMTEFSPTGGWIVGWEVWRMWWRGGL; from the exons ATGTCTCCCTCAGGCCGTCTCCCAACACCGGACTTTTACAATGACGACGACAGGCTTCCAGCAACCAGGCAAGAGGCGATAGATCATATCCTTCAGATCCGGAGATGGCAGGAGGACTCGGGCTTTCTGACCAGCCGGGCGTTCCAGGGGATGCTGAAGAC ACTGAGTGAGAatctgaccaccaccacttcccgCTTCATCTATGAGCTGCTCCAAAATGCAGACGACCTTGACTATGGGGGCGCGTCTCCGCAGGTTCACTTCACCTATGACGCCGAGAAACGCCACCTTCTCGTCGAGTCCAATGAGATTGgcttcaagaagaagaacgtCAGGGCCATCTGCAGTGCGGCCGAGAGTTCCAAGAACACGCAGAGAGGATATGGCATCGAGCGGAGATTAATCGGAGAAAAGGGTCTCGGTTTCAAATCGGTCTTCAAGGTGGCATCAAGCGTCTGGATCAGGTCTGGGCACTACTCGTTTCGATTCGACCGTGATGGAGAGCTTGGGAGGATACGGCCAATCTGGGACGACGACTTCCCCGCTGAGGAATACGCTGCCGGGCTCACAACCGCCATCCTTCTCAAAATCGCCAGTCCAACTCACGATCGTCAGACGGGCACCTCGGATCCAATGGACCTTGTCTTACAAGGCCTGGAGAACCTCAAGCCTGGTCATCTTCTGTTTCTTTCCAAGGCCAAAGAAGTCAAAGTCGGCaaggttgttggttctggAGCGTTGAGGAGTTTCATCCGGGGTTCGACGGCTACAGCTAAGCCGACAGCAGTCTTCAAAGCCGATCATATTCCACCACACCGAAACACACTGTTGCCGGTGTCATTGTATTACAATGATGTGATCAACCAACAGGTCGCCTTTCGGCATCTTGTCACGGACTTGCCCGACACACCAGAGCGCCCAGGGTGTCTGGAATCGGAGGTGACTTTGGTGTTTCCCCTCAAGATTCCACTTGATGAGCCACCGGAATCTCAGATGGTTTATGCGTTTTTGCCAATCAGAGATTATGGCTTCAAG TTGTCCATCCATGGTGACTTCCTTCTTGTCCCAAGCAGAGAAAGCATCATCGACAATGTGTGGAACAGGgccttggtggagggggtctGCCGGGCTTTGGTCAATGCCATCCCTGGCTTTCACCGATTTGGCTATCACGAGCTCTTCTACCGGTGGCCATTACTATTGCCCCCCGGACCAACACGCAGTGACATCTTTGAACCAGTACAAAATCGTCTGCGTGACCTTTGCTCACTGAATCCCGTCCTTGAAGACTCCAAAGGGCGCCTTGTCTGCGGGAGTCAGCTGAAGATCGTTCCGACGAGGCTCAAAGATCAGGACGGAAGGAACATACTGCCGGCTGCATATTCGACGCAACACCTCATTTCCGACAAATACCCCGCCAGAATTCACGCCAAACTTCAAGCACTCGGTGTACCGCTGCTGTCTCCGGAGGACTTCCTCGCCGACTTGGGAGGCTTCATCTCGAATTTCCCCACAGAGTTCCGGGGAATGCCAGTGTCGTGGCATAACGCTCTCTGCAAGGCTCTCCACTCCCTGTTGGACACCCACCGCGAGGTTATTGAGACCCTTGAGATTATCCCTGTTCACGACAAGACGTGGGTTTCCTTCAAAGGACGCCGTTTGTATCTCCCATCAGATGTCGACCTAAAGCTGCCTGTGAGCATCAGCCCACTAGGGATCGATCTCGACATCCGACAAAACGCCGACCGGGCCAAGTTCTTCCAGGCACTAGGTGCTCAGATTGTGGACAAGATGAGCTTTTGTGATCTTTTGCTTCAGGAACATCAACCTGATGTTCCGAATCAGAGGTTCCTTGCGTTGACTCTCCAGGACAGGATCGAGGATTTCGTGTTTCTGTACCGCGCGAATTGGAAGCCAAAGAACAACGATATCCCGGAGCTTTGGTGCGCAGCGAATGTTGATCCATCCAAGATTTGGAGGTTGTCGTGGGTTTACCTGCCGGACAAAGACCCTTACTCTGCGAGTTCACTTGCCAAAGAGACAAGGTTGACATTGCTTTTCCTCCATGACCTCTATTTGAAGACGTTTTCTCAGCTACCGGGTGGGCTTTTGTGGCTCTCTGACACCCTCAAAGCGAGAAGGTTTCTGCGTGTGGTGCAACCTGGGCCCCTGGATTGGGGTGTCAATACGCACCGGCTTCACAGCGATTTCAAAGCACTTTTGCAACGCGATCCAATCAAAGGATTGGAACTCCTGCAGCACCACTGGGAGTTTTACCGGTCTTGGTTCGTTCCAACAACGCAGAATGGCTACGAGTGGACCTTTTCcgaggaggatatcaagTCCATCCATACGTTTTCTTCCACTCAGTCGGAGCTGACGAATGATCTGTCGATGCTCGAGTTTCCGTGTCACGGTGGGAGCatggcgaggttgatggaCACGGCCCTTCCACGGCAGAGCTTACTGGTGCTGGCTGATCAGAGACTATCATACCACTGCAGTGAGGACCATAGCTTGTTCTGTTGGATTTGCGATATCATCAAGTCGATGCTTGCTCGCCCCGGACCTCGCCCAGTTCGTTCTGACCGGCTGCTGAGGGTCAACGAGCCGGAGGATAAGTCGTGGGATTTTTTAAGACATTTCGGGGTTCATGTTGAGCCAGAGCCAAAGGTGTTTCTTGATTATCTGGTCCAGCTGTCTGGCAGGGCAACGACACAAAGGGATATGGAGCAGCTTTACGAGCAGTTGGAGAGTTCGATTCTGAAGTATGGGCACAAGGAGAGGGATATGAAAGATATCAG ATCCGCACTAAACGGCAAGAATTACATCTACATCCCCAGAAAGGGCGGTCAGACtgtggggtggtgggcaCCCGCTTCGTTGTGTGTCTGGGATGGGCCGCCGTGTCTGAGATATATCCAGCGCATCAAGACGTTCTATCCTCACCGCGACAACCTGTTCCGAAATTTACTCGAGATCAGCAACGCCAACTTGAACAGCTTGTTTCTGGAAGTCAGTCACATTGATGTGTCTGATACAGAGCACATCAAGGCATTGCTGGTTCAGATATCGCAGCAACTGCAGGTTTCGGCCCATGATTTGGACAGGCCTGATTTCTCGAGCTGTGCCATGTTCCCGGTCAGGTTGACGGGTAAGAAATCGATGACGGTGGTGCTGCGCTCtgcagaggaggagtggtgCATTCCAGAGGAAAGGCTTCATATCGAGGCTTTATCTGGAGTTGCACCCCTGTCAATTTTGGATGCTGGGTTCTTTGAGATGGACGGGATGGAAGCTCTTGTTAGGGAGCTTGGTCTCAAGGAACGTCTTGTGTCTAGGAGGCTGGCTGGGCAGGAGACGGATAAGGGCGATGCGGTTCAGCATGTGGCCTTTGAGGAGGTGCTAAGGGGCAAGGCGCTCTATCTTGCGGAGCTTATCCCGAACACCATCTCAGGGCTATCCTTTCGCCGGAAGAAGACCCAGCTCGTCAATGTCCAAGTGTACTCTTGCACAAGGATCAACATCAagctcaaggtcaaggtcaacggGAAAGAGGTCAAAGGTGTACCAATCAAGAGCCGTGTGGCCAaagaggttgttgacgaCAGTCTCCGGTTCTACATCATCGACACCCGCAAGTCGATTCCAGTTCATTGGCTGTCTGAATTGCTCGTTGAGTTTTGCGGCATCAAGAATAACCAAGACATTCAGCTTTTGATGCAGATCCTGAACTcaaatgatgatgagatcatCCGGGATGAGTTGGAGTATCGACGGGagcggatggcggtggtTAGGCGCCCGACAGAAG aacttgaagaagaagagtctTCCGAATCGGAATCTGAGGTGGAAGCCGTACCAGAGCCTGAGCCGCAGCCTGAGCCGCAGCCAGAAGTGCAGCCAGAAGTACAACCAGAGCCGCAAGCTGAGTCTgagcccgagcccgagcccgagccgGAGAACGAAGCGGATCAATCCTCACTTCACCCACAGCGAGTATCAATTGTCCTCAGACATTCTCGGTCAGTGGACACTGGCTTTGAGGAAGCTAAAAGGGCGAAAGAGCCCTGGAAGTTTCTTCAGGTCCAGGAGCATGAGACGGCCAGGCCTGCAACAACATCAAAGCGCAGTGAGCACGAGGATTTCATTGCCATGTGCTACGGTCACTCTCACCTCGACAGCCCTGAAGTCTTCACCCAGTTTGCACTCGACCTCCTTTACCGTGCAGGTTATCGCAAAAGCTCCCCATTCTGCACCTGGATGCCCAGTGAGATTCACGATCGAGACCCTCAAGCTACAAAGAGAAACTCGATCACCACCTGGAGCGCCGTCAATCAAGGCTTTCACGCTGGCTCACCCCTGGGTTTATCCGCCACTTTCAAGGGCCCAGCAAGCACCACAACACCCCCTGTTCTCACCCTAAAAGGCGTCTATATCGACACCGTCCACGCTTGTTTCGACCTTGATCTACGCCCGGACAGCAGAACTCTAGACCTCGCAagcatcctccaccgcctgaGGAAGTTCCTCGCCCCCCTACACCCAGACCCCAACCCCGATAAAAAAGACTCCAAGGACCAATGGCGACGGGACTTGtacctcctcgagctcttgACAGGCGACTCTGAACTCCCAGCAGCCACCcgaaacccaacccccctcagCCGCTTCATCGACACCCACCAAcaagccaacaaccccaccccacctCAGACACCGTCCGACCCATCCCACCGATGGTTTACCCCCTTTGCCCAGCAaatcctcgccctccaccccgacgacgacaggaGGATCCTCGAGCCAGAAGTGCAAGCCAATCtcgacaaggtcaaggccACTGCTCTCGCGTTCCTGAGTCGGTTCCCCGATCCGGCCGTGTGCATCACTGTCTCGCCGGAGAATAACACCTTCTTCGCGGGTATCGTCCCAGGCGCAGCCAAGCCGGGCGATCGAGTCTTTGTTCCCCACGGCTCCAAAGTCCCGTTTGTGGTGAGGAGAAAGAGCAGCGGTCGGCCGAGACAGGTGAGCTCCGTGTCGCAGGGTAGTAGTGTACCACAGGTGCCGAGGGAAAGTCCGAGCGCGAAGCCGCCGGCTTTCGCAAAGATTGTGCGGAGGGCGAGCATGAGGACTAGTTTTGGGCTGAAGTGGAAGAGTAAAGCgcttggtggggggttggggaggaagaagagtaaGGGGGGGGATTTGGATCAGGGGACTATGACGGAGTTTTCTCCTACGGGGGGTTGGATAGTGGGGTGGGAAGTatggaggatgtggtggcGGGGGGGTCTGTGA
- a CDS encoding hypothetical protein (COG:L; EggNog:ENOG503NZH7) translates to MPAKPVVFVATDSSGLPVKRKQAHQACDTCRKRKKRCGHLPGNQSVEDSSIIDIESPRPSPSLRPQNPTPPHASQRLSSKPQDPPDADVSDAAAELLLRFFSHAREKPGRSDSSHDASQRKQPPIDSAPRFLGDLNPEGILAEATMSTWPGPSNSSGTASKITDVERDNRPGVSIPPWAVSSPAGEATTTSKSPEATRDPGDEDQPTGFFSFRVDGSWLKVPVRDATTIKLIKELLGSTTEIAPAVLPTEPEWLFMRDMYLRKIQPIFPILDRETLVDLPQDKNVREAIQAAVCLAISTDPEVSGRLTLGCRSQDGKGWVRESVDYEDYSQALASFINTRIRSRELPLVYNLQVMGITCLYWQPEEVNERSAPLNLFGNLVSIAASHGVHLELQGKGHLADQRYPPGTGKRLFKCIYALDRLLAAFSGRPVMFHNEDLMDRPKADPDDPPSFRLFMSLIHVLDQVIEMYRPRPTVTYIDIPVYEQMALDVGAQCEPEIILTTLEVLYHAIGVLSVRMTRERFATPPETDNGNKTPVSYQHLPPSSVNARRSHSSDRILDVISAYKLSPFPFVPYALSLSLSVAYRKWKFSKLPMFRTRGKADFLKVAAAIRQLSPIWANARLSSELGNAVVRNLERSEALLRERAKAKGGVCAPSKPKAINDSGSAFNIELHSRARWLIEKPDEGARQDSTNPPSSGARLQPGLVAGACEPLSPSSTLANTSQGHPDTAMAAGSYQIPETSGVGHTNVNLFGSMGGDQMESGSGEFMAMNDSLIFDSWDPTFAQMIDYSFASNLDPGNPFGSCEYMGFT, encoded by the exons ATGCCTGCCAAACCTGTTGTCTTTGTAGCAACCGATTCCTCCGGCCTGCCCGTCAAGAGGAAACAGGCGCATCAGGCTTGCGACACCTGCAGGAAAAGAAAG AAACGTTGCGGGCATCTTCCAGGGAATCAATCAGTCGAAGATTCCAGTATCATAGATATCGAAAGTCCCAGGCCTTCGCCAAGTTTACGGCCTCAGAATCCAACTCCGCCTCACGCCAGCCAACGCTTAAGCTCAAAACCCCAAGACCCTCCTGACGCGGATGTGTCTGACGCAGCcgccgagcttcttcttcgcttCTTTTCACACGCCCGCGAGAAACCCGGACGCAGCGACTCCAGTCATGACGCGTCACAGAGAAAACAGCCGCCTATCGATTCAGCCCCAAGATTCCTCGGGGACCTGAACCCGGAAGGAATTCTAGCCGAAGCCACAATGAGCACCTGGCCGGGGCCTTCCAACTCATCTGGTACAGCCTCCAAGATCACAGATGTTGAGAGGGATAATCGCCCTGGTGTCTCTATCCCGCCGTGGGCTGTGTCATCACCAGCAGGTGAAgcgacaacaacctcaaaaTCACCGGAAGCCACGCGGGACCCCGGTGATGAAGACCAGCCGACAGGGTTCTTCTCATTCCGTGTAGACGGGTCGTGGCTCAAGGTGCCAGTACGAGATGCAACGACTATCAAACTCATCAAAGAGCTCCTTGGAAGCACCACGGAAATTGCCCCAGCAGTCTTGCCCACAGAACCTGAATGGCTTTTCATGAGGGACATGTACCTTCGAAAGATCCAACCAATATTTCCAATCCTCGACAGAGAGACCCTTGTTGATCTTCCCCAAGACAAAAACGTACGCGAAGCTATCCAAGCCGCAGTTTGCCTAGCCATCTCGACCGATCCGGAGGTCAGCGGACGCTTGACATTGGGATGTAGGAGTCAAGATGGCAAAGGTTGGGTGCGAGAATCCGTGGACTATGAAGACTATTCACAAGCTTTGGCGAGCTTCATAAACACCCGCATCAGGAGCCGGGAGCTTCCACTGGTTTACAACCTTCAAGTCATGGGGATTACTTGTCTGTACTGGCAACCAGAGGAGGTCAACGAGCGGTCTGCTCCGCTGAATCTTTTTGGGAATCTGGTGAGCATTGCTGCCTCGCACGGTGTTCATCTGGAGCTTCAAGGAAAAGGTCATCTAGCCGATCAGAGATATCCTCCGGGGACTGGGAAGCGGCTGTTTAAGTGCATTTATGCTTTGGACCGATTACTTGCTGCCTTTTCGGGACGGCCAGTGATGTTTCACAATGAGGACCTCATGGACCGACCAAAGGCTGATCCTGATGACCCACCCAGCTTCCGGCTGTTCATGTCACTCATTCACGTTTTGGATCAAGTGATAGAGATGTATCGACCGCGGCCGACGGTGACGTACATTGATATTCCTGTGTACGAGCAGATGGCGCTGGATGTTGGGGCGCAGTGTGAGCCAGAGATAATATTGA CCACACTTGAAGTCCTGTACCACGCTATCGGTGTCCTCTCGGTACGAATGACCCGCGAGCGCTTCGCTACCCCTCCAGAAACCGACAACGGCAACAAGACGCCCGTAAGCTATCAGCACTTACCGCCAAGCAGTGTGAACGCACGCAGATCACACTCCTCAGACCGTATCCTCGATGTGATATCAGCGTACAAACTCAGCCCATTCCCGTTTGTGCCATATGCCCTGTCGCTTTCCTTGTCAGTCGCATACAGGAAATGGAAATTCAGCAAATTACCGATGTTCCGCACTCGTGGCAAAGCCGACTTCTTGAAAGTCGCTGCGGCCATTCGACAGCTCTCTCCTATCTGGGCCAACGCTCGTTTGAGCAGTGAGTTGGGAAACGCCGTGGTGCGCAATCTTGAGAGGAGTGAGGCGTTGCTTCGTGAGCGTGCCAAAGCAAAAGGGGGAGTCTGCGCgccttccaagcccaaggctATCAACGACAGCGGTTCTGCGTTTAACATTGAGCTTCATTCACGTGCGAGATGGCTTATTGAGAAGCCTGATGAGGGCGCGAGGCAAGATTCGACAAATCCCCCTAGTTCAGGCGCCAGGCTTCAACCTGGTCTCGTTGCGGGGGCCTGTGAGCCCCTTTCTCCGTCGTCGACGCTTGCGAATACATCACAGGGCCATCCTGATACTGCAATGGCTGCAGGTAGCTATCAGATACCGGAAACGTCAGGTGTTGGGCATACGAATGTCAACTTGTTCGGGTCAATGGGTGGTGACCAAATGGAATCGGGCTCTGGGGAATTTATGGCTATGAATGATAGCTTGATATTCGACTCTTGGGACCCGACGTTTGCGCAGATGATTGACTATTCGTTTGCGAGTAACTTGGATCCGGGGAATCCGTTTGGGTCGTGTGAGTATATGGGGTTTACATGA
- a CDS encoding hypothetical protein (EggNog:ENOG503Q43U; COG:A), which produces MLLCGIINELEKTANSGQLSYFFCQGTNTDLDNATAVLRGLIYLLVDQQPCLTSYLQTKYDRAGKRLFEDENAFYALCDIFHAILRDSRLAAAYLVVDALDECDKNLQQLLEIIRDTASATHVPIKWIVSSRNRPDIEQQFTLDDSRMRLSLELNAEQVSRAIDLYIDYKVTRLKSIEHDEAMQDQVRSQMRQKAEGTFLWVALVFQELQKPVLSRDVLPLLEEIPPGLEPLYNRMMNQVEQYERSCRHVLAMVTLAHRPLHISELRALADASGTGELEKIINMCGSFITIRDAQIYLIHQSAKDYLTGNASPRVFPSGTKPVHRDLFLRSLRALSGTLKKDIYGLRNPGLLVHEVQPPNPDPLSAVRYSCVYWVDHLLEAHGQDSNQGKELPDNEEIHTFLKTHFTHWLESLSLLRKLPDGIVSCRRLLHAIQVRRTRGQLYSTC; this is translated from the coding sequence ATGCTGCTCTGCGGCATTATAAATGAGCTCGAGAAGACGGCCAATTCCGGCCAGCTCTCCTACTTCTTCTGTCAAGGCACCAATACCGATCTTGACAACGCCACGGCCGTCCTACGCGGCCTCATCTATTTGCTTGTCGACCAGCAGCCATGCCTTACTTCGTACCTGCAGACGAAGTATGACCGTGCGGGGAAACGGTTATTCGAAGACGAAAATGCTTTCTACGCCCTGTGCGACATCTTTCACGCCATCTTGCGAGACTCTAGGCTTGCAGCGGCATATCTGGTTGTTGACGCCCTCGACGAGTGCGACAAAAACCTGCAACAACTTTTGGAGATTATCAGAGACACGGCATCGGCAACACATGTGCCGATCAAATGGATTGTGTCGAGTCGGAATAGGCCCGATATTGAGCAGCAGTTTACCCTCGATGATTCGCGCATGAGGCTTAGTCTTGAGCTCAATGCAGAGCAAGTGTCTCGCGCTATTGACTTGTATATCGACTACAAGGTCACCCGGCTTAAATCGATTGAGCATGACGAAGCCATGCAAGATCAGGTCAGATCTCAGATGCGACAAAAGGCTGAGGGAACCTTTCTCTGGGTAGCACTAGTCTTCCAGGAGCTTCAGAAGCCTGTGTTGAGCAGGGACGTGCTTCCGCTGCTGGAAGAAATCCCCCCCGGTTTGGAACCACTCTATAATCGAATGATGAATCAAGTCGAGCAATACGAAAGATCCTGCCGGCATGTTCTTGCAATGGTTACTCTTGCGCATCGTCCACTTCATATCTCCGAACTACGGGCCTTAGCAGATGCCTCTGGCACAGGTGAGCTGGAAAAGATCATTAATATGTGTGGCTCATTCATCACAATCCGAGACGCTCAGATCTATCTCATCCATCAATCCGCCAAAGACTACCTTACCGGCAATGCGTCACCTAGGGTCTTTCCTTCCGGCACCAAGCCGGTTCATCGCGATCTGTTCTTACGTTCGCTACGGGCTTTGTCCGGGACCCTGAAAAAGGATATATACGGGCTTCGTAATCCCGGACTCCTAGTTCACGAAGTGCAGCCGCCTAATCCGGACCCATTAAGCGCGGTGAGGTACTCCTGCGTTTACTGGGTCGATCATCTGCTTGAGGCTCACGGACAGGACTCTAATCAAGGGAAAGAACTCCCTGACAATGAGGAGATCCATACGTTTCTGAAGACGCATTTTACCCATTGGCTTGAGAGCCTGAGTCTTTTGCGCAAGCTTCCAGACGGCATAGTTTCATGTCGAAGGCTTCTGCATGCAATTCAAGTACGTCGTACAAGAGGTCAATTATACTCCACCTGCTAA
- a CDS encoding hypothetical protein (COG:S; EggNog:ENOG503NYF4) — protein sequence MKAVLPARLPPATCRVRLSTPLLRSCRQPPRYQTRGVVSMASMSPKKREGDISDAFASMSGKAPEPLPDRYRQLKLRLVQGHEEAVIASWKRLLSVLQRENEVIAQRGPSIVPEIRFSHLEEDLAASKPELKKRGVAVIKGVIPEDEARAYKYEIEEYVRQNPHTKGFPSDHPQVLELYWSSTQARARFHPSLLKAQTTLMSSLWHASNRSTPISLSTPLCYADRLRIRQPGDAQFALGPHQDGGSVERWEENGYGLGGIYNPIFRGDWESYDPFDASGRLNAVTNLHDGLGACSMFRTFQGWLSMSKSGPGEGTLLVNPLVRETAVYTLLRPFFRDIKTLNQLGGDKRRHLEVDNWEFTGGEKMTSDLQGASPGHGQEFPEGLHPHLELERTMVHVPEVRPGDYVVWHCDTIHAVDKTHNGHGDSSVMYIPICPTTEASAQYVARQRAAFLEGTPAPDFPGGEGESRHIGRPTEDYVMRFCDPVGVQSLGLDKLVALEGDTPGGKEAVRLANQALGFI from the exons ATGAAGGCTGTTCTCCCTGCGAGACTCCCACCGGCAACATGCCGTGTACGACTTTCTACCCCGCTCCTCCGCTCATGTAGGCAACCACCACGGTACCAGACGCGGGGGGTCGTCTCCATGGCGTCCATGAGCCCCAAGAAACGGGAAGGAGACATCTCAGATGCTTTTGCCTCCATGTCCGGCAAGGCCCCAGAGCCTCTTCCAGATCGTTATCGCCAACTCAAACTCAGACTGGTCCAAGGCCATGAGGAGGCTGTCATCGCCAGCTGGAAGCGGCTCCTCAGCGTCCTGCAGCGTGAGAACGAGGTCATCGCACAACGTGGTCCGTCTATCGTACCCGAGATACGCTTCAGCCATCTCGAAGAAGACCTCGCCGCCTCGAAACCAGAGCTCAAGAAACGAGGTGTAGCTGTCATAAAGGGTGTGATACCCGAGGATGAAGCCAGGGCGTATAAGTACGAAATTGAGGAATATGTCCGCCAAAATCCACATACCAAAG GCTTCCCCTCAGATCATCCCCAGGTCCTCGAGCTGTACTGGTCCAGCACCCAAGCCCGCGCCAGattccacccctccctcctcaaggcGCAAACCACCCTCATGTCCTCCCTCTGGCACGCCTCTAATCGGAGCACACCCATCTCCCTATCCACCCCTCTCTGCTACGCCGACCGCCTCCGCATACGCCAACCAGGCGACGCCCAATTCGCCCTGGGTCCCCACCAAGACGGCGGCAGCGTCGAACGTTGGGAGGAAAACGGCTACGGCCTCGGCGGTATCTACAACCCCATCTTCCGCGGTGACTGGGAGAGCTACGACCCCTTTGATGCCAGCGGCAGATTGAACGCTGTGACAAACTTGCACGATGGCCTCGGAGCGTGCAGTATGTTCCGGACATTTCAGGGGTGGCTCTCCATGAGCAAGTCAGGGCCTGGAGAAGGGACACTGCTTGTCAACCCTCTAGTGAGGGAAACAGCTGTGTACACTTTGCTAAGGCCATTCTTTAGGGATATCAAGACACTAAACCAGCTTGGCGGTGACAAGAGGAGGCATCTGGAGGTAGACAACTGGGAGTTTACTGGCGGAGAAAAGATGACCAGTGATTTGCAAGGTGCGTCTCCAGGACATGGCCAGGAGTTCCCGGAGGGGTTACACCCGCATTTAGAGCTGGAGAGGACGATGGTGCATGTTCCCGAGGTAAGGCCGGGGGATTATGTTGTTTGGCATTGTGACA CAATCCACGCCGTTGACAAAACCCACAACGGCCACGGCGACTCAAGCGTCATGTACATCCCCATCTGCCCCACCACCGAAGCAAGCGCACAATACGTCGCCCGCCAAAGAGCCGCCTTTCTCGAGGGTACTCCGGCCCCTGACTTCCCCGGCGGTGAAGGCGAGTCCCGTCACATCGGCCGGCCGACTGAAGATTATGTCATGAGGTTTTGTGATCCAGTGGGGGTTCAATCACTGGGACTAGACAAGCTGGTTGCCTTGGAGGGGGATACCCCCGGTGGAAAGGAAGCCGTTAGATTAGCTAACCAAGCGCTGGGGTTTATTTGA